In one window of Nicotiana tabacum cultivar K326 chromosome 12, ASM71507v2, whole genome shotgun sequence DNA:
- the LOC142167296 gene encoding uncharacterized protein LOC142167296, which translates to MDYSKLLKPTAINAPMQTFATLSLKPVELLHGEPIVKWKKQEVKQSIVQQGLLLAVLGKVSYGKPVISELRKVIPIQCEIKGHCSVGLIEDNHVLIRLSLLEDYVHLLSKPIFYLKAQLYMWQMRCTKWNPWWTPDEETPFAIAWISFPELPPNFFGKEYVFSLARAVGNPLHIDLATQNGTRPSCAKVKVEVNLLSKFPHRIKIVEEADESGPEEFKWIRIKYDYVPKYCKPCKKHGHSEVECWVIHPELHKRFEEGVEE; encoded by the coding sequence ATGGATTATTCAAAACTTTTAAAACCTACTGCCATTAATGCCCCTATGCAAACCTTCGCTACGCTATCATTGAAACCAGTTGAGTTACTTCATGGAGAACCAATTGTGAAGTGGAAGAAACAAGAAGTGAAGCAATCTATCGTACAACAAGGACTTCTACTTGCAGTTCTTGGGAAAGTTTCGTATGGGAAGCCTGTTATTAGTGAATTACGTAAAGTGATTCCAATTCAATGTGAGATTAAAGGCCATTGTTCAGTTGGTTTAATTGAAGATAATCATGTGTTGATTAGGCTGTCTTTATTGGAGGACTATGTTCATCTTCTTTCAAAgccaattttttatttaaaagctCAGTTATACATGTGGCAGATGCGTTGTACAAAATGGAATCCATGGTGGACACCTGATGAAGAGACTCCCTTTGCCATTGCTTGGATTAGCTTTCCAGAACTACCTCCTAATTTCTTTGGGAAGGAATATGTATTTTCCTTAGCTCGTGCAGTTGGTAATCCATTACATATAGACCTAGCCACTCAAAATGGGACTAGACCTAGTTGTGCTAAGGTGAAGGTGGAAGTTAATTTGTTAAGTAAGTTCCCTCATCGTATTAAGATTGTGGAAGAAGCTGATGAATCTGGACCAGAAGAGTTCAAGTGGATTAGGATTAAGTATGATTATGTGCCAAAATATTGCAAACCTTGCAAAAAACATGGGCATAGCGAGGTAGAATGCTGGGTAATTCATCCTGAATTACATAAGAGATTTGAAGAAGGTGTTGAGGAATAA